From one Streptobacillus ratti genomic stretch:
- the rpmA gene encoding 50S ribosomal protein L27: MILKLNLQLFASKKGQGSTKNGRDSNPKYLGVKRYDGEAVKAGNIIVRQRGTKFHAGNNMGIGKDYTLFALIEGYVKFETFKGKKRVSIYPEKIVK; encoded by the coding sequence ATGATATTAAAGTTGAATTTACAATTATTCGCCTCAAAAAAAGGACAAGGATCTACTAAGAATGGAAGAGATTCTAATCCTAAATATTTAGGAGTAAAAAGATATGATGGTGAAGCTGTAAAGGCTGGAAATATAATTGTTAGACAAAGAGGAACTAAATTCCATGCAGGAAATAACATGGGAATTGGGAAAGATTATACTTTATTTGCTTTAATTGAAGGTTATGTTAAATTTGAAACATTCAAAGGTAAAAAAAGAGTAAGTATTTATCCAGAAAAAATAGTTAAATAA
- the rplU gene encoding 50S ribosomal protein L21, with product MFAVIKTGGKQYKVEVGSLLKVEKLAVEVGAEVSFEEVLMVGEKIGSPLVEGAKVVAEVKEHGKGKKVINFKYNKKTYYRKKGHRQHYTLIEVKEIKG from the coding sequence ATGTTTGCAGTAATTAAAACTGGAGGGAAACAATACAAAGTTGAAGTAGGTTCATTATTAAAAGTTGAAAAATTAGCCGTAGAAGTTGGAGCTGAAGTTTCGTTTGAAGAAGTATTAATGGTAGGAGAAAAAATTGGATCACCATTAGTTGAGGGAGCTAAAGTAGTAGCTGAAGTTAAAGAACATGGTAAAGGTAAAAAAGTTATCAACTTTAAATATAACAAAAAAACATACTACAGAAAAAAAGGTCATAGACAACACTATACTTTAATTGAAGTTAAAGAAATTAAAGGATAA
- a CDS encoding ribosomal-processing cysteine protease Prp: protein MTYIEFSEKEDKIVSYLIKGHTEAYNYGKDIVCASISATSIMTLNGLIEVLKVKKLNYEMRDGYIFCDLRNVDEDDLIKSQSLIKSLSIMLESIAKDYPKNVQFRTRRYEK, encoded by the coding sequence ATGACATATATTGAATTTTCTGAAAAAGAAGATAAAATTGTATCCTATTTAATTAAAGGGCATACAGAAGCATATAACTATGGTAAAGATATAGTTTGTGCATCAATTTCTGCTACATCTATTATGACATTAAATGGATTAATAGAAGTTTTAAAAGTTAAGAAATTGAATTATGAAATGAGGGATGGATATATTTTTTGTGATTTAAGAAATGTTGATGAAGATGATTTAATTAAATCTCAAAGTTTAATAAAATCATTATCTATAATGCTTGAAAGTATTGCAAAGGATTATCCAAAAAATGTACAATTTAGAACTAGGAGGTATGAAAAATGA